One Elusimicrobiota bacterium genomic window carries:
- a CDS encoding FkbM family methyltransferase, translating to MLSGLRRLAQTLRHAPGLRSCEWLWSVLRYPYTRVLERFGRQRGIGVVVGGYAMQLGTLFASQNWETLEEIAYRTFAERVHSGDVVYDIGAHIGTYTLIALQRSAPKGRVVAYEPHEPTRRHLERHLAWNGGAGRVVIRPVCCGPQEGQTEFYYREGDDCAEGMNGRVAVDGFVTKAVPMVSLDQEAVRLGLVPDLIKIDVEGGEWDVLRGAEELLRGHQPDLVLSLHPRALARLNAAPYEVLSWLQERGYLTRVLSEDHEIHVLATAERKR from the coding sequence ATGCTGAGCGGATTAAGGCGTCTGGCTCAAACGTTGCGCCATGCTCCAGGCTTGCGGTCCTGCGAATGGCTTTGGTCCGTGCTTCGCTATCCCTATACGCGGGTGTTGGAACGTTTTGGCCGCCAACGCGGGATCGGTGTGGTTGTCGGAGGATATGCCATGCAGTTGGGGACGCTTTTCGCCAGTCAGAACTGGGAAACGCTGGAAGAGATCGCTTATCGGACGTTTGCGGAACGGGTTCATTCGGGAGATGTTGTGTATGACATCGGCGCGCATATCGGCACCTACACGCTGATCGCTCTCCAGCGCTCGGCGCCCAAGGGGCGTGTTGTGGCCTATGAGCCACATGAGCCGACCCGCCGTCATCTGGAGCGGCATCTGGCATGGAATGGCGGCGCTGGCCGCGTGGTGATCCGCCCGGTGTGCTGCGGGCCTCAAGAGGGTCAGACGGAATTTTATTACCGGGAAGGCGACGATTGTGCCGAAGGCATGAACGGTCGTGTCGCGGTAGATGGATTTGTGACGAAGGCCGTTCCAATGGTCAGTCTGGACCAGGAAGCGGTGCGTCTGGGGCTTGTGCCAGATCTCATCAAGATTGATGTGGAAGGCGGCGAATGGGATGTTCTGCGTGGAGCGGAGGAGCTTCTCCGGGGGCATCAGCCGGATCTTGTGCTCAGCCTGCATCCTCGGGCGTTGGCCCGTCTGAATGCGGCTCCCTACGAGGTATTGTCCTGGCTTCAGGAGCGCGGCTACCTGACGCGGGTTTTGAGTGAAGATCATGAAATACATGTGCTGGCGACGGCCGAAAGGAAGCGATGA
- a CDS encoding glycosyltransferase, giving the protein MKILLTADPELQVPPRLYGGIERIVDLLARGLRQRGYVVALAAHADSTVPVDRFFPWPGKRSQALVDTGRNLAALWSAVKAFQPEVIHSFSRLLYLLPLLRQARPKIMTYERKPTDAAVRRAVCLSRQTLTFTGCSDSICREGRRSGGAWHTVHNGIDLQHYTFQPAVPPDAPLLFFSRIERLKGAHTAIAAARKAGRPLILAGNHAEAGEEKAYWESEIAPHLGKDGIEYIGPLDDEKKNYWLGRVSALLVPIEWEEPFGIVFAEALACGTPVISCPRGALPEIVRDGKDGFLVRSVDEAVEAIGRINRISRLTCRERAEEAFSSEQMVENYERIYRMALK; this is encoded by the coding sequence ATGAAGATCCTGCTGACAGCTGATCCGGAATTGCAGGTTCCTCCACGCCTGTATGGAGGTATTGAACGGATTGTGGACCTGCTGGCGCGGGGCTTGCGGCAGAGGGGATACGTGGTGGCGCTGGCGGCTCATGCGGATTCGACGGTGCCGGTGGACCGTTTCTTTCCCTGGCCCGGGAAGCGGTCGCAGGCCTTGGTGGATACCGGCCGCAATCTGGCGGCCTTATGGTCCGCGGTGAAAGCGTTTCAGCCGGAAGTCATTCATTCTTTTTCGAGGCTTCTGTATCTGTTGCCCTTGCTCCGCCAGGCCCGGCCGAAGATCATGACGTATGAGCGCAAGCCAACGGATGCCGCGGTCCGGCGGGCGGTCTGTTTGTCCCGCCAAACGTTGACGTTCACGGGGTGCAGCGATTCGATTTGTCGGGAGGGGCGCCGCTCCGGAGGTGCCTGGCACACCGTGCACAACGGAATCGATCTTCAGCACTACACCTTCCAGCCGGCGGTGCCTCCGGACGCGCCGCTGCTTTTCTTCAGCCGCATCGAGAGGCTGAAAGGCGCTCACACCGCTATCGCCGCGGCCCGGAAAGCCGGCCGGCCGCTGATCCTGGCGGGCAATCATGCGGAAGCCGGGGAGGAAAAGGCCTATTGGGAGAGCGAGATTGCTCCTCATCTGGGGAAAGATGGGATTGAATACATCGGGCCGCTGGATGACGAGAAAAAAAACTATTGGTTGGGGCGGGTATCGGCGCTCCTGGTTCCGATCGAGTGGGAAGAGCCCTTCGGGATTGTTTTCGCTGAAGCGCTGGCCTGCGGAACGCCTGTGATTTCCTGCCCGCGCGGGGCGTTGCCTGAAATTGTGCGGGACGGGAAAGACGGATTCCTGGTTCGCAGCGTGGACGAAGCGGTTGAAGCGATCGGCCGGATCAACCGCATCAGCCGGCTCACCTGCCGCGAGCGGGCGGAAGAGGCTTTTTCATCGGAGCAAATGGTGGAAAATTACGAACGCATTTACCGGATGGCGCTGAAATGA